A window of Salmo trutta chromosome 5, fSalTru1.1, whole genome shotgun sequence contains these coding sequences:
- the LOC115194275 gene encoding RING finger protein 227, translated as MCSELECGICYRSYNTGRRCPRELQCKHSFCERCLVTLSQSSVCEVESTKECSPQDKTIVCPLCRYPTPVSGKVRAALRVDESVLERMVVSGVLDESMTDDEEDSEGKEDDNETPHENSAEERDSSSGSRGGRFRRSLRRVWGKFTGTQSQRRAQCMTDEDLRDLFMMSCYTI; from the exons atgtGTTCAGAACTTGAGTGCGGAATTTGTTACCGAAGCTACAACACTGGCCGTCGGTGTCCTCGTGAGTTACAGTGTAAACACAGCTTTTGTGAGCGCTGTCTGGTGACTCTTTCCCAATCCTCAGTATGTGAAGTGGAATCCACGAAGGAATGTTCGCCGCAGGACAAGACAATTGTTTGCCCACTCTGCCGATACCCGACCCCTGTCTCGGGTAAAGTGAGGGCAGCGCTTCGGGTAGACGAAAGTGTTCTAGAGCGCATGGTGGTATCTGGCGTTCTAGATGAAAGCATGACAGACGACGAGGAGGATAGTGAGGGGAAGGAGGATGACAACGAGACTCCTCATGAGAACTCAGCCGAGGAAAGGGACTCATCTTCGGGTTCCAGAGGTGGAAGGTTCCGCCGTTCGCTGAGGCGCGTCTGGGGCAAATTCACTGGGACTCAATCCCAAAGGAGAGCGC AGTGTATGACTGATGAGGACCTACGAGACCTCTTCATGATGTCATGCTATACCATTTGA
- the LOC115194276 gene encoding segment polarity protein dishevelled homolog DVL-2, translating to MAETKIIYHIDEEETPYLVKIPIPAEDITLLDFKQVLNKPNYKFFFKSMDQDFGVVKEEISDESAKLPCFNGRVVSWLVSSDTPAAAELVSPVLPPPPAEVRPLPSPPPPPLPPPPVERTGGIGDSRPPSFHPNAADSVENLDDQSETESVVSFRRERPRHREAMDQRGPRMNGQSGMERHLAGYESATTVMSSELDTTSFCDSEEDDTISRFSGSTEQSTASRLLKRHRRRRKQRPPRLERASSFSSVTDSTMSLNIITVTLNMEKYNFLGISIVGQSNERGDGGIYIGSIMKGGAVAADGRIEPGDMLLQVNDINFENMSNDDAVRVLREIVHKPGPIILTVAKCWDPSPQGYFTLPRNEPIRPIDPAVWVNHSVALTGAYPPYTASSALSTITSSSSVTETERFDDFNLSLHSDMASVAKAMASPESGLEVRDRMWLKITIPNAFLGSDVVEWLYHHIEGFQDRREARKYASNLLKAGFIRHTVNKITFSEQCYYIFGDFSDCENYMANLSLNDNDGSSGASDQDTLAPLPLPGVTPWPLLHSFPSFQYPHPHPYSSQPPPYHELSSYSFAPGSTGTASQHSEGSRSSGSTKSEGGERRRGIKGGPGSTVGGGGGGGEKSPSGGEGEGSGSGSESEYSVRSSLRRGHSSATPSEHSHTSQRSHHHRMPPHMSPYPPGMPMPYNPMMVMMVPQHPHMGHPNMGHLHQHHPSVPMHPGLGPSAVPGGPPGAPPTRDLGSVPPELTASRQSFHLAMGNPSEFFVDVM from the exons ATGGCGGAAACCAAAATAATATACCACATCGACGAGGAGGAGACGCCGTATTTGGTGAAGATTCCGATTCCTGCCGAAGATATCACTTTGTTGGATTTTAAACAGGTCTTGAACAAGCCCAACTACAAATTCTTCTTCAAGTCTATGGACCAGGACTTTGG GGTGGTGAAGGAAGAGATCTCGGATGAAAGTGCTAAGCTCCCCTGCTTCAACGGACGTGTGGTGTCATGG ttgGTATCATCAGACaccccagcagcagcagagctggTATCACCAGTCCTTCCTCCGCCCCCAGCAGAAGTCCGGCCCCtgccctcaccccctcctcctcccctcccacccCCACCTGTCGAGAGGACCGGGGGCATCGGTGACTCCAGACCCCCATCATTCCA TCCCAATGCAGCAGACAGTGTGGAGAACCTGGATGACCAGTCGGAAACAGAGTCCGTGGTGTCTTTTCGGAGAGAACGACCCAGACACAGGGAGGCCATGGATCAGCGTG GGCCGAGGATGAACGGCCAGAGCGGCATGGAGCGCCACCTAGCGGGCTATGAGAGCGCTACCACTGTGATGAGCAGCGAGCTGGACACCACCAGCTTCTGTGACTCCGAGGAGGACGACACCATCAGCCGATTCAGCGGCTCCACGGAGCAGAGCACGGCATCCAGGCTGCTCAAACGCCACCGCAGACGCAGGAAACAGCGCCCCCCGAGGCTAGAAAGG GCGTCGTCGTTCAGCAGTGTGACAGACTCCACCATGTCTCTGAACATCATTACTGTCACACTCAACATGG aGAAGTACAACTTCCTGGGTATCAGCATCGTGGGGCAGAGCAACGAGAGGGGCGACGGGGGCATCTACATCGGCTCCATCATGAAGGGAGGGGCGGTGGCAGCAGACGGACGCATCGAACCCGGGGACATGCTGCTACAG GTGAACGACATCAACTTTGAGAACATGAGCAACGATGACGCTGTGCGCGTGCTGAGGGAGATCGTACACAAACCAGG acccATCATCCTGACAGTGGCCAAGTGCTGGGACCCGTCACCTCAGGGCTACTTCACACTCCCTCGCA ATGAGCCGATCCGGCCAATAGACCCAGCAGTGTGGGTGAACCACTCGGTGGCCCTGACGGGGGCCTACCCCCCCTACACCGCCAGCTCCGCTCTCAGCACcatcacctcttcctcctccgtcACTGAGACTGAAC GTTTTGATGACTTTAACCTGTCCCTCCACTCTGACATGGCGTCGGTGGCTAAGGCCATGGCGTCCCCCGAGTCTGGCCTGGAGGTCAGAGACAGGATGTGGCTCAAGATCACCATCCCCAACGCCTTCCTGG gttctGACGTGGTGGAGTGGCTTTACCACCACATCGAGGGCTTCCAGGACCGCCGCGAGGCCCGGAAGTACGCCAGTAACCTGCTGAAGGCCGGCTTCATCCGCCACACGGTCAACAAGATCACCTTCTCAGAGCAGTGTTACTACATCTTCGGAGACTTCAGCGACTGCGAGAACT ACATGGCCAACCTGTCCCTGAACGACAACGACGGCTCCAGTGGGGCCTCTGACCAAGACACCCTGGCCCCCCTGCCCCTCCCGGGGGTCACGCCCTGGCCCCTGCTACACTCCTTCCCCTCCTTCCAGTacccccaccctcacccctactcCAGTCAACCCCCACCCTACCACGAGCTGTCCAGCTACAGCTTCGCCCCAGGCAGCACGGGCACAGCCAGCCAGCACAGCGAAG GGAGTCGGAGCAGTGGATCTACAAAGAGTGAGGGTGGCGAGAGGCGGCGGGGAATTAAGGGAGGTCCTGGCAGCACggtgggggggggaggaggaggaggagagaagtccCCCTctggaggggaaggggagggctCGGGCAGCGGCAGCGAATCGGAATACTCTGTCCGCAGCAGCCTGAGGCGTGGCCACAGCTCGGCCACGCCCAGCGAACACAGCCACACATCCCAGCGCTCGCATCATCACCGCATGCCCCCCCACATGTCGCCCTACCCCCCCGGGATGCCCATGCCCTACAACCctatgatggtgatgatggtgccCCAACATCCACACATGGGACACCCAAATATGGGACACCTCCACCAGCACCATCCCTCGGTCCCCATGCACCCAGGCTTGGGCCCCTCCGCTGTCCCTGGAGGACCACCCGGGGCCCCCCCAACCCGTGACCTGGGCTCTGTGCCCCCTGAGCTGACCGCCTCGCGCCAGTCCTTCCACCTAGCAATGGGCAACCCCAGCGAGTTCTTTGTGGATGTcatgtag